Proteins from a genomic interval of SAR202 cluster bacterium:
- a CDS encoding biotin transporter BioY, with amino-acid sequence MQLTNRAVLADVLYPRDWAKTREARIAKEAILIVGFAAFVALCAQVIVRLPFTTVPITGQTFATLVAGGALGAWRGAASLSVYLVAGMFLPVYAPSSPAGVVGESSVHFIFPWNGTSEFPWDLSSGGYILGFVLAAALAGFIAERGWDRKPWLIGGFLASNALIYVPGLLWLSYLISTEWIHPAAGRPLGELIAGSGTWEKTLVGGLYPFILGDLIKLYLATLTLPLAWKLVEKFRKESG; translated from the coding sequence ATGCAATTAACTAATCGGGCTGTCCTGGCGGATGTTCTTTATCCTCGGGACTGGGCTAAGACGCGAGAGGCAAGGATAGCCAAGGAGGCTATCCTGATTGTGGGGTTTGCGGCGTTTGTGGCGCTGTGCGCGCAGGTTATTGTACGGCTGCCGTTTACCACGGTGCCGATTACGGGACAGACCTTTGCCACGCTGGTGGCAGGGGGCGCGCTGGGGGCGTGGCGAGGGGCGGCGTCGCTGTCGGTTTATTTGGTGGCGGGGATGTTTTTGCCGGTGTACGCGCCGTCGTCACCGGCGGGGGTGGTGGGGGAGAGTTCGGTGCATTTCATTTTTCCGTGGAACGGTACGTCTGAGTTTCCGTGGGATTTAAGCAGCGGGGGGTACATACTGGGGTTTGTGCTGGCGGCGGCGCTGGCGGGGTTCATTGCGGAGAGGGGATGGGACAGGAAGCCGTGGCTGATTGGCGGGTTTCTGGCCAGCAACGCGCTGATTTACGTGCCGGGGCTGCTGTGGCTGTCGTATTTGATTAGCACGGAGTGGATTCATCCGGCGGCGGGGAGGCCGCTGGGGGAGCTGATTGCAGGGTCCGGGACGTGGGAGAAGACGCTGGTGGGGGGGTTGTACCCGTTTATTTTGGGGGATTTGATTAAGTTGTATCTGGCGACGTTGACGCTGCCTCTGGCGTGGAAGTTGGTGGAGAAGTTTAGGAAGGAGTCCGGGTAG
- a CDS encoding MBL fold metallo-hydrolase, translating into MEITWLAHYSFRLRSGDVSVLTDPYSASLGASAPDFEPSVVTISCKRPDQSSREGLQGKYLLIDGPGEYSSAGVNVQGVMTPLPTEGTSKDRNTAYVFEVEGVNVCHLGNLLMPLTEKQTQALTPVDVVLAPCVSSEWLGVDRMAQLVRSMSPKIVVPMGYKAGEGLEAFLKAMGAKDLEPQPTLRVTPTNLPGEMRVTLLRASAMGG; encoded by the coding sequence ATGGAGATTACGTGGCTGGCGCATTATAGCTTTAGGTTGAGGAGCGGGGATGTGTCTGTGTTGACGGACCCGTATAGCGCGTCGCTGGGGGCTAGCGCGCCGGATTTTGAGCCTAGTGTTGTGACGATTAGCTGCAAGCGGCCGGACCAGAGCAGCCGGGAGGGCTTGCAGGGGAAGTATTTGCTCATCGACGGGCCGGGGGAGTATTCGTCGGCGGGGGTGAACGTGCAGGGGGTGATGACGCCGCTGCCTACGGAGGGGACGTCGAAGGATAGAAACACGGCGTATGTGTTTGAGGTAGAGGGGGTGAATGTTTGCCACCTGGGGAACCTGCTGATGCCGCTCACGGAGAAGCAGACGCAGGCGCTGACACCGGTGGACGTGGTGCTGGCGCCGTGTGTGTCGTCAGAGTGGCTGGGGGTGGACCGGATGGCGCAGCTGGTGCGGTCTATGAGCCCGAAGATTGTTGTCCCGATGGGGTATAAGGCGGGGGAGGGGCTGGAGGCGTTTTTGAAGGCGATGGGGGCGAAGGACCTGGAGCCTCAGCCCACGCTGCGTGTGACGCCGACGAATCTGCCGGGGGAGATGAGGGTGACGCTGCTGAGGGCGTCAGCGATGGGGGGATAG